In the Flavobacterium pallidum genome, one interval contains:
- a CDS encoding acyltransferase family protein: protein MVSSNSHQTSLNTMEQPRIYFPNLNGLRFIAALLVIIHHVEAYKGFFRMEHDDIPFATIAGPLGVILFFVLSGFLITYLLLFEETAFGKINIRNFYTRRILRIWPLYFLILLLAFLVLPNIDIFVLPRFGKDAIYSQLALKIIFYVFFLPNLACAALSSIPYASHTWSIGTEEQFYLVWPLLLRFFKKYRMAMMLGIILCYNIILALLKSPWSDDLPGSLVLRLFWPGFSIDCMAIGGILALLYFRKSRMLSLLMDNRVFYVVLMATIFLLAMGYHFPYLHDKIYAVLFGIIVLNLAANDTLSISLENNILNYLGRISYGLYMYHPIAIVLAFAICRNTGHFSNWFIYPLAMVLTSAMAALSYQYFESWFLKRKQQFTEIISGKEKPVN, encoded by the coding sequence GTGGTTTCCTCTAACAGTCATCAGACTTCATTGAACACGATGGAACAACCCAGAATATATTTCCCAAACCTGAACGGGCTGCGTTTCATCGCAGCGTTGCTGGTTATTATCCATCATGTCGAAGCATACAAAGGCTTTTTCAGGATGGAACATGATGACATTCCTTTTGCTACAATTGCCGGGCCGCTTGGCGTGATCTTGTTTTTCGTATTGAGCGGCTTCCTGATTACTTATTTGCTTTTGTTTGAAGAAACCGCCTTTGGTAAAATCAACATCAGGAATTTTTACACCCGCAGGATACTCCGCATCTGGCCATTATATTTCCTGATTTTACTGCTGGCTTTCCTGGTATTGCCCAATATTGATATTTTTGTATTGCCCCGTTTTGGTAAGGATGCCATTTATTCACAACTGGCGCTAAAAATTATCTTTTACGTTTTTTTCCTGCCGAATCTCGCTTGTGCGGCACTGAGTTCCATCCCATACGCCTCACATACCTGGTCCATCGGTACGGAAGAGCAATTTTACCTCGTGTGGCCGCTGCTCCTGAGATTCTTTAAAAAATACAGGATGGCGATGATGCTGGGGATTATCCTATGTTATAATATCATTTTAGCCCTGCTTAAATCACCTTGGTCAGACGATTTGCCCGGAAGCCTTGTGTTGCGCCTTTTTTGGCCTGGATTTAGCATCGACTGCATGGCAATTGGCGGAATCCTGGCCTTACTGTATTTCAGGAAAAGCCGCATGCTTTCCTTGTTAATGGATAACCGTGTCTTCTACGTTGTATTGATGGCAACCATCTTTTTATTGGCTATGGGGTATCATTTCCCTTATCTCCATGATAAAATTTATGCGGTGCTATTTGGGATCATTGTATTGAATCTTGCTGCGAATGATACGCTTTCGATATCGCTCGAAAACAATATATTGAATTATTTGGGGCGCATTTCATATGGTTTATATATGTATCACCCGATTGCGATAGTACTGGCATTTGCCATTTGCCGAAATACCGGGCATTTTTCAAATTGGTTCATTTACCCGCTGGCCATGGTATTAACGAGCGCCATGGCTGCCCTTTCTTATCAATATTTCGAAAGCTGGTTTTTGAAGCGAAAGCAGCAATTTACTGAAATCATCAGTGGGAAGGAAAAGCCGGTTAACTAA
- the folP gene encoding dihydropteroate synthase: MTINCKGKLIDLTATKVMGILNVTPDSFFDGGRYGSEKALLAQAGKMLAEGADFIDIGGYSSKPGAEFVSESEEIGRVVPAITSILQHFPETLLSIDTFRSKVAKAAVEAGAAIVNDISAGNLDPEMMQTVANLKVPYIMMHMKGDPKTMQQLAQYENIIKELIFYFSEKVAEARSFGINDVIIDPGFGFAKTLEQNYELLQKTELLQLLQLPLLIGISRKSMIYKHLGIKPEESLNGTTVLNTIALTKGANILRVHDVKEAVECVKLFQMVSKP, from the coding sequence ATGACCATCAATTGCAAAGGAAAACTCATTGACCTGACCGCCACCAAAGTGATGGGGATCCTGAACGTCACGCCAGATTCGTTTTTTGACGGCGGGCGATATGGCTCTGAAAAAGCGCTTTTGGCACAGGCTGGAAAAATGCTTGCAGAAGGGGCTGATTTTATTGATATCGGAGGATATTCAAGTAAGCCCGGCGCCGAATTCGTTTCTGAATCTGAAGAAATCGGAAGGGTAGTTCCTGCGATAACTTCCATCTTACAACATTTTCCGGAAACGCTCCTTTCGATTGATACGTTCCGAAGCAAAGTCGCCAAAGCCGCTGTAGAGGCGGGTGCAGCGATAGTCAATGACATTTCTGCAGGGAATCTAGATCCGGAGATGATGCAAACTGTGGCCAATCTGAAAGTACCTTACATCATGATGCACATGAAAGGCGACCCGAAAACCATGCAGCAACTCGCGCAATATGAAAACATCATCAAAGAGTTGATTTTTTATTTTTCCGAAAAAGTGGCAGAAGCCAGGAGTTTCGGTATCAATGATGTGATTATCGATCCGGGATTTGGTTTTGCAAAAACTTTGGAACAGAACTATGAATTGCTGCAAAAAACGGAATTGTTGCAACTATTGCAATTGCCTTTGCTGATAGGGATTTCCAGGAAATCAATGATATACAAACATCTGGGAATCAAACCTGAAGAATCCCTTAACGGAACAACAGTTTTAAACACAATCGCATTGACAAAAGGCGCAAATATCCTTCGTGTGCATGATGTAAAGGAGGCGGTGGAATGTGTGAAGCTTTTTCAAATGGTATCTAAACCTTAA
- the tpiA gene encoding triose-phosphate isomerase yields the protein MRTKIVAGNWKMHKNAEETEDLLNELINALPDDKEARIIVAPTFVNLASAVDHLEFTNIGVAAQNMHQAESGAYTGEISADMLKSIGVGIVILGHSERRAYFHETDALLASKVDTALKHNLEVIFCFGEELKDRQSGNHFNIVENQLQDSLFHLEQGAWENIILAYEPVWAIGTGETASPEQAQEMHHFIRETINRKYGNIAQDVSILYGGSVKPENAKEIFSKPDVDGGLIGGAALKAVDFAAIVEGI from the coding sequence ATGAGGACAAAAATTGTTGCCGGAAACTGGAAGATGCATAAAAATGCTGAAGAAACCGAAGATTTACTCAACGAGTTAATCAATGCACTTCCCGATGATAAGGAAGCACGTATTATTGTTGCGCCAACATTTGTGAACCTGGCATCGGCGGTGGACCATCTCGAGTTTACGAACATCGGGGTGGCGGCACAAAATATGCACCAGGCGGAAAGTGGCGCTTACACGGGAGAGATTTCGGCAGATATGCTCAAAAGTATCGGTGTTGGGATTGTAATCCTTGGACATTCTGAGCGCAGGGCGTATTTCCATGAAACCGATGCATTACTGGCTTCAAAAGTGGATACAGCACTAAAGCACAACCTGGAAGTGATTTTCTGTTTTGGAGAAGAACTCAAGGACAGGCAGTCCGGGAACCATTTCAATATTGTAGAAAATCAGTTGCAGGATAGTTTGTTTCATCTTGAGCAAGGTGCCTGGGAAAATATCATCCTGGCCTACGAGCCGGTTTGGGCCATCGGTACCGGAGAAACTGCAAGTCCGGAGCAGGCACAGGAAATGCATCATTTTATCCGTGAGACGATTAATAGAAAATACGGCAACATCGCGCAGGACGTTTCCATTTTATACGGTGGCAGCGTAAAGCCTGAAAATGCAAAGGAGATCTTTTCAAAACCGGATGTTGACGGCGGACTCATCGGCGGTGCAGCACTGAAGGCAGTTGATTTTGCTGCAATTGTGGAGGGGATTTAA
- a CDS encoding TfoX/Sxy family protein translates to MAYNENTVQRIRGFLQHTGMDFYEKEMFRGICFMVDDKMCCAAHIDKASGANYLLCRIGDEAYAGALEKDYVIPMEFTGKSMKGYVYVIEDGFRSAKDLAYWLQLCVDFNPFAKRSKRK, encoded by the coding sequence ATGGCTTACAACGAAAACACTGTGCAACGCATTCGCGGGTTCTTACAGCACACAGGAATGGATTTTTATGAAAAGGAGATGTTTCGCGGCATTTGTTTTATGGTCGATGACAAAATGTGCTGTGCTGCGCATATTGACAAAGCATCTGGAGCCAATTACCTGCTATGCAGGATTGGCGATGAAGCGTATGCAGGTGCTTTGGAAAAGGATTATGTAATCCCGATGGAATTCACGGGAAAGTCAATGAAAGGGTATGTTTATGTCATTGAAGACGGCTTCAGAAGCGCGAAGGACCTTGCGTATTGGCTGCAGTTGTGTGTTGACTTTAATCCATTTGCGAAAAGGAGCAAGCGGAAATAA
- a CDS encoding ABC transporter substrate-binding protein: MPEFKDQLGHHFTFEKAPVRIVSLVPSQTELLYDLGLEDQLVGITKFCVHPFHLKSTKKIVGGTKKVHVEKIRLLQPDIIICNKEENTLEIVESLQGIAPVWVTNIITIEDSLEVILQFGNLFNRRTEARKWIDKIRFARQDFEAFVKNMPQQKAAYFIWKNPWMSAGCDTFINEMMKLNHFSNIYEDKGRYPEVIIQKIRIQGDPEIVFLSSEPYPFNEQDAFEVGRFTHHAKVIFVDGEMFSWYGTRLVKAFSYFRKLHERIS, encoded by the coding sequence ATGCCCGAATTTAAGGACCAGCTTGGCCACCATTTCACTTTTGAAAAAGCCCCCGTACGCATTGTGTCATTGGTACCATCACAAACGGAATTGCTTTATGATCTGGGGCTTGAAGACCAACTTGTCGGGATTACGAAATTCTGTGTACATCCATTTCATTTAAAATCAACAAAAAAAATCGTAGGCGGCACCAAGAAAGTCCATGTGGAAAAAATACGCCTGTTACAGCCCGACATCATCATTTGCAACAAGGAAGAAAACACGCTGGAGATTGTGGAATCGCTGCAAGGCATCGCGCCGGTTTGGGTTACGAATATCATCACGATAGAGGACAGCCTGGAAGTGATCCTGCAATTCGGAAACTTATTCAACCGCCGCACGGAAGCCCGGAAATGGATCGATAAGATCCGGTTTGCGAGACAGGATTTTGAAGCTTTCGTTAAAAATATGCCGCAACAGAAAGCCGCTTATTTTATCTGGAAAAATCCATGGATGTCAGCGGGTTGTGATACTTTTATTAATGAGATGATGAAACTGAATCACTTCAGCAATATTTATGAAGACAAAGGCCGTTATCCTGAAGTCATCATTCAGAAAATCCGCATACAGGGCGACCCGGAAATTGTATTTTTATCATCAGAACCCTACCCTTTTAATGAGCAGGACGCTTTTGAGGTCGGAAGATTCACGCACCACGCCAAAGTCATTTTTGTAGATGGGGAAATGTTCTCGTGGTACGGGACCCGGCTGGTGAAAGCATTTTCATATTTCAGGAAACTGCATGAACGGATTTCATAA
- a CDS encoding ABC transporter permease: MIRYFLHKAGYALLTLFGVVTVIFFLFTILPGDPARMMLDQNENSEQLAIIRKKYGFDKPVSTQYMYYLNDLSPVSLHSKFPDDYTFLSEGKYNAARLFSIGNNELVLKTPYLRESFQKSGKKVSEIIGNTLPNTFLLALAAIIIAVIFGILLGIVSAVYKDTVTDRLIALISTLGMSIPSFFSAILFAWVFGFVLHEYTNLNMTGSLYEVDDFGEGSFIQWKNIILPAVVLGIRPLGVVIQLMRNALLETFSQDYIRTARAKGLSEWQVIRKHALKNSMNPVVTAISGWFASMLAGAVFVEFIFGWNGLGKEIVEALSNLDLPVIMGSVIVIAATFVIINILVDLVYAWLDPKIRLQ; encoded by the coding sequence ATGATCCGATATTTTCTCCATAAAGCCGGTTATGCACTCCTGACACTCTTTGGGGTAGTGACCGTGATTTTTTTCCTGTTCACCATTTTGCCGGGTGACCCCGCGCGCATGATGCTCGACCAGAATGAGAATTCGGAACAATTGGCCATCATACGCAAGAAATACGGTTTTGATAAACCGGTTTCGACGCAATATATGTATTACCTGAATGATCTTTCGCCGGTTTCATTGCACAGCAAATTCCCGGATGATTATACTTTTTTAAGCGAAGGCAAATACAATGCAGCGCGTTTGTTTTCAATAGGGAATAACGAACTCGTACTGAAAACACCGTACCTGCGGGAGAGTTTCCAGAAAAGCGGCAAGAAAGTCTCGGAAATTATCGGGAATACCCTGCCCAATACTTTCCTGCTCGCTTTGGCAGCAATCATCATCGCAGTCATTTTCGGGATTCTTCTGGGGATTGTTTCCGCTGTTTATAAAGATACGGTTACAGACAGGCTGATCGCGCTGATCAGTACACTCGGGATGAGCATTCCGTCGTTTTTCAGCGCGATATTATTTGCATGGGTTTTCGGTTTTGTATTGCATGAATATACGAATCTGAATATGACCGGAAGTCTGTATGAAGTCGATGATTTCGGCGAAGGATCCTTTATCCAATGGAAAAATATCATTTTGCCAGCTGTAGTGCTCGGCATACGTCCTTTGGGTGTCGTAATCCAGTTGATGCGCAATGCATTACTCGAAACCTTCAGCCAGGATTACATCCGTACGGCGAGGGCAAAAGGGTTAAGCGAATGGCAGGTAATCAGGAAACATGCACTGAAAAACTCAATGAATCCGGTCGTAACGGCCATTTCCGGCTGGTTTGCATCGATGCTTGCCGGTGCGGTTTTCGTGGAATTTATTTTTGGGTGGAACGGACTCGGCAAGGAAATCGTGGAAGCCTTGAGCAACCTCGATTTGCCGGTGATTATGGGTTCAGTGATCGTAATTGCGGCGACTTTCGTCATCATCAACATCCTGGTCGATCTGGTTTATGCGTGGCTTGATCCGAAAATCAGGCTGCAGTAA
- a CDS encoding TlpA family protein disulfide reductase, whose translation MKNIFLSMLLALPLVSCNAQKSFSKDALSEKLKAFDGSDTNLKTILEKHKGKVTVIEIWASWCGDCVKAMPKLKTLQANNPNVDYVFISMDKAEEKWKAGIEKHELKGDHYWANDEKMMKGAFGKAIDLDWIPRYIIIDAKGQIVTYRAIETDFDSMEKTLKTLQ comes from the coding sequence ATGAAAAACATATTCTTATCGATGCTTTTGGCCCTTCCATTGGTATCCTGCAATGCACAAAAATCGTTTTCAAAAGACGCGCTTTCTGAAAAACTGAAAGCTTTCGACGGTAGTGACACCAACCTGAAAACCATCCTGGAAAAACATAAAGGCAAAGTCACTGTTATTGAAATCTGGGCTTCGTGGTGCGGCGATTGTGTCAAGGCCATGCCTAAACTCAAAACGTTGCAGGCGAACAACCCGAACGTGGATTATGTATTCATCTCCATGGATAAGGCTGAGGAAAAATGGAAAGCAGGCATTGAAAAACACGAGCTCAAAGGAGACCACTATTGGGCTAATGACGAGAAAATGATGAAAGGCGCATTTGGTAAAGCGATCGACCTGGACTGGATCCCGAGGTATATCATTATTGATGCCAAAGGCCAAATCGTAACCTACCGTGCGATTGAAACCGATTTTGATTCCATGGAAAAAACACTAAAAACACTACAATAA
- a CDS encoding DUF1569 domain-containing protein, with amino-acid sequence MTSMFNPVHADNIISRIRSLTPEHEALWGKMNGYQMLKHCTLCEDMLLGHLKIKRVFIGRIIGKMILKKALEEGRPFGKNSPTAPLFETTSQSGNFEEQRNEWLGRISQYEAFSNNDFVHPFFGKMNREQVGLFAYKHADHHLRQFGV; translated from the coding sequence ATGACTTCGATGTTCAATCCCGTCCATGCCGATAATATCATCTCGCGCATCAGATCCCTGACTCCTGAGCATGAGGCGCTTTGGGGCAAAATGAATGGGTACCAAATGCTGAAACATTGCACACTTTGCGAAGATATGCTGCTTGGGCACCTTAAGATCAAACGTGTTTTCATTGGCCGGATCATCGGGAAGATGATTTTGAAGAAAGCGTTGGAGGAAGGCAGGCCTTTCGGAAAAAATTCACCTACTGCGCCCCTTTTTGAAACTACTTCCCAATCCGGAAACTTTGAGGAACAGCGAAATGAATGGCTTGGGCGAATCAGTCAATACGAGGCATTTTCCAATAATGATTTCGTGCATCCTTTTTTCGGGAAGATGAACAGGGAACAGGTCGGGTTGTTTGCTTATAAGCATGCAGATCATCATCTGAGGCAATTCGGGGTATAA
- a CDS encoding DUF1599 domain-containing protein, producing the protein MSNTIQEYDNVIATCRQLYINKMKDYGSAWRILRLPSLTDQIFIKAQRIRSLQENEVRRIDEGEAGEFIGIINYSLMALIQLELGVADQPDLDVEKATQFYDEKIRITKELMEAKNHDYGEAWREMRVSSLTDLILQKLLRVKQIEDNKGKTLVSEGIDANYQDMINYAVFALILMDFHK; encoded by the coding sequence ATGAGTAACACCATCCAGGAATATGACAATGTGATTGCAACCTGCCGCCAGCTGTACATCAATAAAATGAAGGATTACGGTAGCGCCTGGCGTATTTTGAGGCTTCCGTCGCTTACCGACCAGATTTTCATTAAGGCACAGCGCATCCGCAGTCTGCAGGAAAATGAAGTGCGCAGGATTGATGAAGGAGAGGCGGGTGAGTTCATCGGCATCATCAATTATTCGCTGATGGCACTGATTCAACTGGAATTAGGCGTGGCCGACCAGCCCGATCTGGATGTGGAGAAAGCAACACAGTTTTATGATGAAAAAATACGCATCACCAAAGAATTGATGGAAGCCAAGAACCATGATTATGGCGAGGCATGGCGTGAAATGCGTGTCAGTTCACTTACTGATTTGATTTTGCAGAAGCTCTTACGCGTCAAGCAAATTGAGGACAATAAAGGCAAAACGCTCGTTTCGGAAGGGATTGATGCCAATTACCAGGACATGATCAATTATGCCGTTTTCGCGCTGATCCTGATGGATTTTCACAAATAA
- a CDS encoding DUF4197 domain-containing protein, with product MKKLTALLFIFTLTSCAELQQVASQYPQIGGLGNPDIAAGLREALNNGITKQVTKLTATDGFFKNEAVKILLPTELQKVDNTLRKIGLSSLADEGLKVLNRAAESAVKEATPIFVSAVKNITFNDAKNILLGNDTAATAYLEGATNAALYAKFSPVVQSSLSKVGADKVWANIITKYNAVPLTNDVNPDLKDYVTKEAMKGVFKMIAVEEKDIRNNLSARTSDLLRKVFAMQD from the coding sequence ATGAAAAAACTTACAGCATTGCTCTTCATTTTTACCCTTACCTCCTGCGCCGAACTACAGCAGGTAGCCAGCCAATACCCGCAAATCGGCGGTTTGGGCAATCCCGATATCGCGGCCGGTCTTCGTGAAGCACTGAACAACGGTATTACGAAACAGGTCACCAAACTCACTGCTACTGACGGTTTCTTTAAAAATGAAGCCGTAAAGATTTTACTTCCGACGGAATTGCAGAAAGTGGATAACACGCTTCGTAAGATCGGGCTATCAAGCCTCGCCGACGAAGGACTGAAAGTGTTGAACCGCGCTGCAGAAAGTGCTGTAAAGGAAGCGACACCCATTTTCGTCAGTGCTGTAAAAAACATCACTTTCAATGATGCCAAAAACATTCTTTTAGGCAATGACACCGCGGCAACTGCTTACCTTGAAGGCGCTACAAATGCGGCTTTATATGCTAAATTCAGCCCTGTAGTGCAGTCGTCTCTTTCAAAAGTAGGCGCAGACAAGGTTTGGGCCAACATCATCACTAAATACAACGCCGTGCCGCTTACCAATGATGTCAACCCGGATCTAAAGGATTATGTCACCAAAGAAGCCATGAAAGGCGTTTTCAAAATGATCGCCGTGGAGGAGAAAGACATTAGGAACAACCTCAGCGCGAGGACCAGCGATTTGCTGCGCAAGGTTTTTGCAATGCAGGATTAA
- the rlmH gene encoding 23S rRNA (pseudouridine(1915)-N(3))-methyltransferase RlmH produces MNIRLLAIGKTDNKSLQALIDEYTKRLSFYIKFDLEIIPDIRNVKNLSEAQQKEKEGELILSKLTATDQLILLDENGKSFSSVGFSEELQKKMNSGVKTLVFVIGGPYGFSETVYAKANGKISLSLMTFSHQMVRLFFIEQLYRGFTILKNEPYHHQ; encoded by the coding sequence ATGAATATCAGGTTGCTGGCCATCGGGAAAACGGATAATAAGAGTTTACAGGCATTGATTGACGAGTACACGAAACGTTTGTCGTTTTACATAAAGTTCGACCTCGAAATCATCCCTGATATCAGGAATGTCAAAAACCTTTCCGAAGCACAGCAAAAAGAAAAAGAAGGGGAGTTGATCCTTTCAAAACTCACTGCCACGGACCAGTTGATTTTACTGGACGAAAACGGAAAAAGCTTTTCTAGCGTAGGTTTTTCTGAGGAATTGCAGAAGAAAATGAATTCCGGCGTAAAAACGCTGGTGTTTGTAATAGGCGGGCCTTATGGCTTTTCCGAAACGGTTTATGCGAAAGCGAATGGGAAAATTTCGTTGTCGCTGATGACTTTCTCACACCAGATGGTGCGGTTGTTTTTCATTGAGCAATTGTACCGCGGGTTTACGATTTTGAAGAATGAACCTTATCATCACCAATAG
- a CDS encoding MauE/DoxX family redox-associated membrane protein: MTTNTKNYIAWSLRIVIAFLFILSAAAKLSKSELFDSPYFAISTFEVKQLYPMGFSENFAPYFSRILIGIELALGFLLLQKHFLRRFVIPVTTLLLLVFVGHLTYVTFISGGNIGNCGCFGELLPMTPIEAIIKNVVAIGLLAWLYMLLPKNEKDGNFWILTTVLFATILGIFMLAPIQPKAVELPAAITDTETPADSTALPETTGTVDLPETIEKATDTVKKPDAPKVQMEPAPHKSGYKSYFADIDKGKKLLCFLVPGCDHCRDAAKEITELRRKDKNFPAVRIIFMNEEADLIPEFFKYAGAEYPYKIIDVIPFWNVLGSGKDTPGIKYLWNGNEYKYYWGITDNKFNPEDLEKLINKPFSELPKK; the protein is encoded by the coding sequence ATGACTACCAATACTAAAAACTATATTGCCTGGAGCCTGCGCATCGTGATCGCTTTCCTGTTCATCCTTTCTGCGGCAGCGAAACTTTCCAAGAGTGAATTGTTCGATTCCCCATATTTCGCCATTTCCACTTTCGAAGTGAAACAGCTGTATCCGATGGGATTTTCAGAAAATTTTGCGCCTTATTTTTCAAGGATTCTGATCGGAATTGAACTGGCTTTGGGATTTTTATTGTTGCAGAAGCATTTCTTAAGGAGGTTCGTTATTCCCGTGACGACATTGCTGTTGCTGGTTTTCGTTGGGCACCTGACCTACGTAACGTTCATCAGCGGCGGAAATATTGGGAACTGTGGCTGTTTCGGGGAACTGCTCCCGATGACGCCCATTGAAGCTATTATTAAAAATGTTGTAGCCATTGGACTTTTGGCATGGTTGTATATGCTGCTGCCGAAAAATGAAAAAGACGGTAATTTCTGGATACTGACGACGGTATTGTTTGCAACGATACTGGGTATTTTTATGCTGGCTCCCATCCAGCCGAAAGCGGTCGAACTGCCTGCTGCCATAACCGATACGGAAACGCCTGCAGACAGTACGGCATTGCCGGAAACCACAGGCACGGTTGATTTGCCTGAGACGATTGAGAAAGCCACCGATACCGTTAAAAAACCGGACGCCCCAAAGGTACAAATGGAGCCGGCACCACATAAATCAGGGTATAAATCGTATTTTGCGGACATCGATAAGGGTAAAAAACTACTTTGTTTCCTCGTTCCGGGCTGTGACCATTGCCGTGATGCTGCGAAGGAAATCACGGAATTGCGCAGGAAAGACAAAAATTTCCCTGCCGTCCGCATTATTTTTATGAATGAGGAAGCCGATCTGATCCCGGAGTTCTTTAAATATGCCGGTGCCGAATACCCGTATAAGATCATTGACGTGATTCCGTTCTGGAATGTGTTGGGAAGCGGCAAGGATACGCCCGGGATAAAATACCTTTGGAATGGCAACGAATACAAATATTATTGGGGAATCACCGATAATAAATTCAATCCGGAAGACCTGGAAAAACTGATTAATAAGCCGTTTTCCGAACTCCCTAAAAAATAG